From a region of the Halobacteriovorax sp. HLS genome:
- a CDS encoding small ribosomal subunit Rsm22 family protein, which translates to MKFELEQIKKNLLCEDMTEHRLVQTLELISKGFTSKRENISKYVNDREYVSAYTSFYLPTNIPKLKFVFDQLPKDLLSSIKDSHIVDYGCGPGTFSFAFDEYFDGDIRVTGVDQSSIMIEQAKKLNERLYLNTDLHFDSEIPAQWSEGTLLFGHSMNEMGHERALKLITQHRPKHIIFIEPGTSEVFKSILAIRDALSKSGYTCFYPCQNIQMRCPVGERVSEGLSDWCHQVIRTTHGPDIERLAQLIKLDRKTMPLIAHVYSTEVTRSSSLARMIRFYRETKFSFDWEVCLEREGKLSVIDFEVTKRELTKGQIKYLQKISVGLEFEFEVIKELGPDRWRVKINLD; encoded by the coding sequence ATGAAATTTGAACTAGAACAAATTAAAAAAAACCTTCTGTGTGAAGATATGACTGAGCATAGATTAGTTCAAACTCTTGAGCTCATCTCTAAAGGCTTTACTTCGAAAAGAGAAAATATTTCAAAATATGTTAATGATCGGGAGTATGTGAGTGCATATACATCTTTTTATCTACCAACAAATATTCCTAAATTAAAATTTGTTTTCGATCAATTACCGAAAGATCTTCTTAGCTCAATTAAAGATTCTCATATCGTAGACTATGGCTGTGGCCCTGGAACCTTTTCCTTTGCGTTCGATGAATACTTTGATGGAGATATTAGGGTAACTGGAGTTGATCAAAGTTCAATAATGATTGAGCAAGCGAAGAAACTTAATGAGAGATTGTATCTCAATACCGATCTTCACTTTGATTCAGAGATTCCTGCTCAATGGTCTGAGGGGACTTTGTTATTTGGTCATTCTATGAATGAAATGGGACATGAGAGAGCTTTAAAGTTGATAACTCAGCACCGGCCGAAACATATTATCTTTATCGAACCTGGCACTAGCGAAGTCTTTAAGTCAATATTGGCCATTAGAGACGCTCTTAGCAAATCAGGGTACACATGTTTTTACCCTTGTCAGAATATTCAGATGAGGTGTCCAGTAGGTGAGAGAGTTAGCGAGGGACTTAGTGATTGGTGTCATCAGGTCATTCGAACAACTCATGGGCCTGATATAGAGAGGCTAGCTCAGCTCATTAAATTAGATCGCAAAACGATGCCTTTGATTGCTCATGTTTATAGCACAGAAGTAACTAGATCATCTTCTTTGGCGAGAATGATTAGATTCTATCGAGAGACTAAGTTCTCTTTTGATTGGGAAGTCTGCCTAGAGAGGGAAGGAAAGCTCTCTGTCATTGATTTTGAGGTGACAAAGAGAGAACTAACTAAGGGACAGATTAAGTATCTACAAAAAATCAGTGTAGGTCTTGAATTTGAATTTGAAGTTATTAAAGAGTTAGGCCCAGATCGTTGGCGAGTGAAAATAAATCTTGATTAG
- a CDS encoding LysR family transcriptional regulator — protein MLPSSNDIQYFLEVSKTLNLSRSAEKLGITQPTLSFAIKRLEQSLGVELLVRSKTGVSLTRYGESFRRESKKFLEDWYQLKSKLVQEKEEIRGLYTMGVHPSVALYTLGEFIPKLYHDYPSLEVKLVHSSSRLITEQVISHKLDLGIVVNPVSHPDLVIIKLLTDEVTLWESPSNKNKDVLLCDPDLTQTSSLVMKLKKQKLHFSRILHSQNLEVLTDLTVNGAGVGILPGKVVMSSGAKLLKVPAAPVFKDTICLIFRVDRVKTRASEEIISRIKKIKNI, from the coding sequence ATGTTACCAAGCTCAAATGATATACAATATTTTCTAGAAGTTTCTAAAACTTTAAACCTCAGTCGTTCTGCCGAAAAGTTGGGAATTACTCAGCCAACACTGAGTTTTGCTATTAAGAGATTAGAGCAGTCCCTAGGTGTTGAGCTCTTAGTTAGGTCTAAGACGGGTGTCTCTCTAACTCGCTATGGAGAGAGCTTTAGGCGTGAGTCGAAGAAGTTCTTAGAGGATTGGTATCAATTAAAATCTAAACTTGTTCAAGAAAAAGAGGAAATTAGAGGATTATATACAATGGGTGTTCATCCCTCTGTTGCTCTATATACACTGGGAGAGTTCATTCCTAAACTCTATCATGATTACCCAAGTCTAGAAGTGAAACTAGTTCATAGCTCTAGTAGACTTATTACTGAACAAGTTATTTCCCATAAGTTAGATTTAGGGATCGTTGTCAATCCTGTTTCTCATCCTGACCTAGTGATAATTAAATTATTAACAGATGAGGTGACCCTATGGGAGAGTCCGTCCAATAAAAATAAAGATGTCCTATTATGTGACCCTGATCTCACACAAACATCCTCCCTTGTCATGAAGTTAAAAAAGCAAAAATTACATTTTAGCAGAATTCTTCATTCTCAAAACTTAGAGGTATTAACTGATTTAACTGTTAATGGTGCTGGAGTAGGAATACTTCCAGGTAAAGTCGTAATGAGCAGTGGAGCAAAGCTGTTAAAGGTTCCCGCTGCACCAGTATTTAAGGATACTATTTGTCTGATTTTTAGAGTTGATAGAGTTAAAACTAGGGCCAGTGAAGAAATTATAAGTCGAATAAAGAAAATCAAGAATATATAA
- a CDS encoding type B 50S ribosomal protein L31 — MKKGIHPEFRDVLFWDVSCDKKFVIKSTISADLTETFEGKEYPMVKLDISSESHPFYTGNHKIVDSEGRIEKFRKKFGGAYAGKLKK; from the coding sequence ATGAAAAAAGGTATTCACCCAGAATTTAGAGATGTTCTTTTTTGGGACGTTTCTTGTGATAAGAAATTTGTTATTAAATCTACGATCTCAGCTGATCTAACTGAAACTTTTGAAGGTAAAGAATACCCAATGGTTAAATTAGATATCTCTTCTGAGTCTCACCCATTCTATACTGGTAACCACAAAATCGTTGACTCTGAAGGACGTATTGAGAAATTCAGAAAGAAATTTGGTGGAGCTTACGCAGGTAAACTTAAAAAATAA